In the genome of Mangifera indica cultivar Alphonso chromosome 9, CATAS_Mindica_2.1, whole genome shotgun sequence, the window TACCATCGTCACTCTCTTCCTTGGGTTCTTCCTGCAATATCAGATATAAACAAAAAAGGCCACATATAAATAAACCCACATTCAAAAttcagataaaaataaaaaaactttcctccaactaaaattattaaagatgtTTTGCTTACCTTCTTCTCCTCCGGTGGAGGGGCAGCACCAGCTCCGCCAGCACCTCCAGAAGGGGCAGAAACAGCAGCTGGAGAAGCAGCGGCACCGCCGCCAGCGCCCACATTCATAATAAGGTCATCAAGGTTTCGTTTCTCTGCAAGCTTAGCAAACAAGCTAGGCCAGTAGGATTCAACAGTTAAATTTGATGCCCTCACCAATTGGGCAATCTTCTCCGCATGTTAAAATCATTGAGGAAAAGCCCAAAACCCTAACATAGCTCCCATCCCGAAAACTAAACTACCATTTATCTTATATTCCATTAAAAAATCTAAGAATAAAATGCAAATTAGCGAAGAATATACATAGGATACAGTGATGGCGATACCATCATCATGGAGGATCATACAAGCATAGCTGCAAGCAATCTCTCCAAGCGACATCGTTTTGCCTTCACTTCACTATAATACATATTGCCAATCCACCAAATCAAATGCTGAGAAATTCAGAAAACCATAAAACTgaacaaacaaaacaattacAATGGTTATTTTGTTACCTGATAATCTGGAAATGCCTCTTTTCTTCTGCAACTGGTTGCTTAACCTTGGCCTCTCCAAAACAAATCAATGTGaggttagggttagggtttttaaCTATGGTGTCAATTGGACTGGGGCTAGATTTGGCAGCCCATTCAAAACCTAATTAATGTTCTCAATATTACAACATAATGAGAGGctatgaatataatataaaaatatatttgataaaatctcATATATTTTCCGCCAACTTTCTGCTTTGTCCGGTGATATCTTACGAATCTCTTTCTCAATTGAACATTTGAACACAAAACTACCTGATATCCTGCAATACCCAAAACCCAAAATCACTCAATTTTGTTCCATTTTAAGGGTTTCCATCTTTTGAACTGACTCCTCTTCACAATGACTGGCCTCGGCTACTCAGAATCTCAATTGGCTCTGAAGACCTGTAATTTTGTGAAAAAGTTCATGCCTTTTTAACTGAAAACAGCCTCTCAAAGCCACACCTTCAGGCCAATAATCTCGTCTATATCTGTTCTAATATCAACAAATTGGATGTTAATGATGCCCAACGGTTGTTCGACGAAACGTTTGAGAAATACCGTCACTTGGACTTCATTGATAAAAGGGTATTTAGAGAATGGGGATTACGAGTCTTTGTTTCGCATTATACACGATGTATGTTGTTTGGAAGAGAAATTCAACGAGCATACTTCTGTTGTTTTACAGTCTTGTAGCTGCCGAGAGGATTGGATTCTTGTTAACCAAATTCCATggttttttttccctaaaaaatGGGTTTGAGAAGAACCTTTTCGCTGTAACTtctttgattttcatttattcAAGAAGTGGATTCGCTAATTATGCAGGGAAAATTTTCCATAGCTTGGCTTATAAAGATGTTAGGTGCTTGAATTTCATGATTTTGGAATATGATAAGGCAAGCTACCAAGATAAGGTTAAAGTGTGGAATCCCAATCAGAAGAGTTTGAGTTCAAGACTTGTTAACTTCATGTTAAAATGAGACTTTTGAATTACTTGATTTATTAGTTATAGAATTACTCattagatttgaatttgttttatgaCTCAAATTGTTTAGCAACTGTGATTGATGCTTGCTCGGAGTGTATAAACTTGGAATCTGGACTTTAACTCAATGGATTGGTCATAAAACTTGGTCATTCGTGTGATTCCAGTATTAGAACCGGTTTAGTTgatttatatgtcaaattttGGGAACCTGAAGTCTGCTAGAATACTTTTTGACGGTGTGTCGGGTAAAAGTACTGCTTCATTTATTGCATTGCTGGATTAATGGAAACAATGCAACCGATGAAGAAGATGCCAGACCTTGTTTAGTCAGTAGAGATTAGCTGGTACGAAACCAGATAATGTGACTTTTTCAAGACTCATTAGTCAATCTGCTAACCAATCTTGTTTCGATAGAGGCAGTAGCTTTCTTGCCTATACGATTAAGTTATGGTATAAAGCAGATTTAATTGAAGGCAATGCTTTAATACCCATGTATGCCAAATGTGGAAGCATTGAATTTCCCTATCAGTGTCAAATGTTCAAGGGTCAATGTTGTATCATGGAATGCGATGATTTTTGCATATGCCCCTCATGGGCCGGTTAGAAAAGTTCTCTTGCTTTTCGACAAGATGAAATGTGCAGGTTTTGTACAATATGCAATCATGATATTGGCTCTTCTTCAAGCCTGTATTTACTCTGGGTTACGGGAAGATGGCATATGCTTATTCAGTGAAATGGAACCAGTATATGGAATAAAGCCAATACTTGAGCATTTTACTTGCATGGTTGATCTATCTGGCAGGGTTGATCTTTTGTCTGAAGCCATGAATCTTATTAGAAATTCCCCTTATCCCACACTCACCTCTTCTTTGGAGAACTTTGGTCACTGTCTCTAAATTAAGTGGGGCTTTGGGTTTTGGCATTTTGGCTTCAAACATTTTCTGAACTTAAAGCCTGAAAAGGCTAGGTCTAtatatttgtttcaaatatgtATGCTTGAGAAGGAATGCTAGATGACGCAGCCAAAGTTAGAACAGCTATGGATGACTTGAAGTTTTGTAAAGAAGCAGGATATAGCGGGATTGAGATAAATACTAAGGTCCATCGATTTTTGGCAAGAGGCGAAGGCCATCCAAGAAGTAGagaaaattttacaaacttgGATGATGAGATGAAATGAGAGTTTGCTGATTGAACGTATTTCCGTTTGATTATGGATCCTATTCAAGTACCAAAGAGCAAAAGTGTCATCAATCATATAGCTTCTGGCTTCATGATACCTCGCATCATTTATGAAGCAAGGTTCCTCACTTCACTTGCAGTGCTTCTTGGTGTTCATTAATTTACTCACAACTTCAGATGTTATGCAGTGATGCACATTTTCAGGATCTGCAAGCACTCAAGGTACCTTACTAATGCATTACCATTTCTTTTATCCGTCGATGTCATTTTGGATTCTAAATTTGATCTCTAAAGTGGAACTCTGATGCTCTGAAAGAGTTTGCATATAAGCTGTGCATATAATCTTGAAAATGTTGATATTCCTTCTTTTTGCATGGGTGAAATTTTGAATCGTTGAGATATTCAACTTCCATCATTTCAACAATTATTTGATGGAGCCAATCATTCATTCCCCAGCAGAATATATCTAATTCTATCCCAATGTTTGCAtcatcataattaaaaattcaatttcagaaGATATTTTGTCATCGCACATCATTGTCAGCAGTAGAAGATACACTTAATTTACCCAACATTTAGAAATTGCGTTAAGCACATCCAATCcttctaaaacaaaattaattgaattcttAACATAGTGTGATTGTGCTGGTGCTCACCAGATATTGAAGAGCCTGTAAAGAAAATTTTGCACCTTCTTCGAGTAGGTTTGGTGGGTTCTACTGTTGGAATGTCACAATGGCCAAAATAAATTAACCcacaaaattttttagttaattaatcACATGAAACTATTAGAGCTATCAAAAtggaacatttttgtgtttATCCTGTGCTAAACGCATATCAAGGATGAACGGTTGAAATGCTTTTCACTGTTTATTACAACTTTCCTGagatttttttccttctaaaacaattttatagtaAAAGGGAACGAGTGGTTTCATCACTAAAGCTATTAATATTCTAACAATCCTCTTTTCATGGCTTTCGGTGAATGTTTTTGGACTTCCAGAGAGATTACTGAAGGCgtttaactttattatttagGGTCATTCTAAGCTATGATGCTGGAACAGAACTAGAATCCTCTTTAGAAATTGTCGGTGATATTGATAGATCCCAATTGATTGGTTTGACAATATGTTGATCTTGTTTAGTATATTTAGAAGAAGAATAAGgccgaatgactatttcccacccaaacttctTTCTCACGCATCTCTTTTTTGGCTTTCACTCCACCGTGTCCCCAACAGCCATCATTGAGCTTAGCCCACCTCACTTAGATTCCTTTAATGCAACTTTCATCCAAGTTGACCCTTCAACATTTAGGACAATAGTTCAGAAACTAACCAAAGCACTTAACAATTCGTTCGCTCAAAAGCTCTTGAAAACCCACCCACTCCACAATATGGGTCCGGAACAACCCATATTCAAGCTCCATGAATGAAGACAAACAATCCAAAAGCTTGAAATCAAACTCAACAGAAGCCAAAACAACGACAATGTTCACACTAATGGAAATTACGTAGCAAGGAAATCCTTTCCTTGTGTCGTCGGTTTCAACCCTGGAGTTTCTCTCGCATGAGAGCCCGAGATTGCTAAGGTAGGAGGTGCACGCATGCGACAGTCCGAGGGAGCTATGCgagggaagaagaagagaaaattattgGGGAGGAAGGATTTAATTTGCATCCTCTCTGATCTGCCTAGAGATGGCAATGTCAGAAGATGTTGCTCTATCAATTATGAAACCAGTTGATTTAATGGTAATGGTAAGATCAGAAGaatcaataatataaatggCTGAATTGATTCACAGCTAGTTGCTcatcataatataaaatcagATGTAATGTAAGATTAAGCACTAAGCTCTAACTAAAAGGCATTACTTATGTTTAATAAAGTATGAAATGGACATTAAGCAATAAGCACTAAATCTTTCTCTACCAATAAAATTAGCTACTAATAATTTACAAACTGTCGTATTAAATTTGGTCCACCAACACACCTTTCTTCCAAGCACTCAAAATTACacttaaatttctttctttcttttttaggGTAGTGCGTTGTCTCTTCGCTTCCCTATTCCACAACATTCAAATGGCAAGAAATTGCCTCATATTAAGGGCAATAATTTTGTCCACACTTGCTCTTctttgaaaagaagaaataaaatcttcttcttcttgtttagAAGAATGAAGAGCTGCTTGAGGATTatatatgatgatgataataataataataataaggcttaattaaattaattatagataacttaattaaaagaaagatCGTTTGACAGGAGCTCTGCCAACAGCCCTCATCAAATTTGCAACTTCGAGAATTCTGGCCACCTTGGTTCCCCTCTTGGCCTCCGCTGACGCCCTCCTCTCTTCAGCTTTCCTGTGTGCTTTGGCCACATCATTTTGCATCTTCTCCAGGGCTCTCGCTCTTTTCTCTTCTAGCTTCCTCTATACAACCACCACAACctcaattattaattataacatgatcacaaaaatgattaaagtaattaattatttcttattacTAATTATTCCAATATTTGCAAACTAAAAGATTACGTAACTTTTGAATTATTGGAGGATCAATAATTATAAACTGATGTAATCAAATTCACTAATTATATTCTCTTTCTGCTTAACGAAACCAATTATCGATCATGCATGCAAACGCCAACAACAAGCCTTTTTAATTACTACTTATTAATTACCTCAACTTTCTTCATCCAACAGTTTGACTTTTGAATTTGCTCACTTTCCCAACCGTTAATTATGGCATCTTCCCTCTTAAACCGATTATTGATCTTCGAAATTTTGGCGTTTTGCCATGCTGATATCTTCGTCTCCACCTCTTCTTTCTTTACTCTTTGCACAGAAACATCACTATGAACGCCGCCAACAGAACCCGCCCGTATCGAATCTAAACCCGATTCCAACGGACTATTATCCGGTACTATAGCCAAAGGATTAGTCTCTTCCGGTATCTCATCCTCCCCAATCCTCGCTAactgattattattattgttattcatCATGACATCACTTTCATTAGTCTCTATAGTGGAACCAGCAAGAACGAGAGCGTTGAATTCTCTACTCATGGTTGTGAAATTTTCACTCAAAGCGCCTTCACTGGACACGGACAAGGACGATGATCGATGGCTGCTAGTCTCCCAAGTCTCTCTTCTACGACCACGATTCACCGGAGGGGGATGAGGTGGGCTCAAGGCATGGATGTCTCTGATGTTGGGTTCTTCTTCCTGATGGTAGTGATCGGCTTGGTCGTGATGGTGGTCGTTTTCGCCATTGGTGATGGAGCTTTGAGGGTTTAACATGTCAAAGTTTGGAGAGCGGTGTGTATGTATTTGTGTGGGCAAAAAGAGAGAAGGGAAAAGGGTGAAATAGAAGGCGGTGTAAGAAGAGTTGAGGGTTTAAACATAGTCTATGGAGAGTTTGGATTGATGATGGTTTTGACTGGTTTCAAGAAACATGAACCACAAACATTACATATGGAAGGAAGGAGAAGTCAGAGAATATGAAAGCTGTGAGTAGGAGAAAGTGAATTAAATAGCATGATGAACGTGAAAGAGGTAAATCCTttatcttttatgtttttattttattccccatatcttgatttttttcaattgtgcCCTTAATTGCCTTCCAGCCATAATATTACATGCACATATTGTCAGTCAAGCTAATTATTAACTGGAACGTCCTATATCGCTGTCaacacaaacaaagaaaaagtaattCTACCTCTACCTCTACCTCTATGTAGTACGTAACTTAATTATAACTATGAATTTTCATTGCCTTTGTGGAAATATcgaattaattatttacaatgTTCTATTTAAATCTCAATTGCCAAAATACTTGTAAATTTGAATAGGGTATTTACAATTAGATATAACATTTTTCAATACAATCTATTAGTCTAACatgatacaatatgatataaaaaaattaagtttaacttTTACAAAAAATTAGTTCAAGTTAATCTAATATGActtaaaaactaaattgaaatcaAAGTCATCTGAACTGATTCGAATATTTAGGGAAATACTATTGAAATccttacatattatatataaatgtgtatctCCATGCAATTGtgcatattttgattttttgtgatttttatataaaaactttattttatttttatagtaaagATGAGATTTAGCTACTAAAattattgatgtattttaaaaGCTCTTGATAAGTAATTTTTGGGTTATTTGTAACAAGACATTGTGTTATCTTTTGTGTGTTGTTAATAGTAAATTGGACAATTTATGGGAAGAAATTGAAACACTTAAACTCAAGAGAATAGAAACAATTAATAATTTCGAGTCAATTGAGTTGTGTCAAGTCAACTCCTacataatttagtttgagttataattaagaaattttaacatGATTCTAATTCAGATCAGAATAGAGTTACGGCTCTCTAGGCCGAAACTCAAACTAACATAATACGGACATTACCCAGATGATATGAACTATCACGTCTATTTACAATTATATGTGTCAATTACAAAAGTGCcctagtttaatatttttataaattaattatttaatcaaattaagttttttaataaataatcttgaaaattgaaaacttatAAAAGTGGGTGACGAAAGTGCCCAACTGGTAGTAACCACCAACAGCAAGCTAGCCGTCGTGGGTAGAGGCATTTTCAGAGACATTGTGAGCACAACTGAGATCACTTTATGAAGTGTTGACAGCATAGAAGCTTTTGTCAGCACTGTTTAGGAAATTTAGCCAAATCTTTCGTAAACAGCAGCCAAGCAACTTATAGATTATTCTCGGTGATTAAATGAGAAGCCATACTTCTTCCATGCAAAGTTTTAGTTAGGGTTACCAAAAAGTATGGATTCTTACCATCCCTACCAAAGAATATATAAACTTGGTTGAAACGTTTGCTTAATAAGAGCTTACCGAAGAAGAAAAACAGCTATAGATGATAagaatatttttcctcttaagaATAAAAAACTTCTACATGCATGTGTTCTCCAATTAGAAGAGAGAAAAGTGATTCGAATAACATACGCACAAAGTGATGAAATGATGagatacatattaattaaaattcactTTTGTTATGAAACCCAAATTTGATGTGTACTAGCATGTCACATTTTCACATTAAGTCTTACCCAAATGTAGTGAGTCGTTTTTATTCGTAAGTTATATTTATTCTATTCGATTAGACTAACAATTGGATATAGTCTTAACTATTATaaatctttttgaaaatttatttttcgaattcgtattttttaaatttacccCTTATAGAATTCGGATCACCACAATACATCAACTTtcataaattaatgattttcatatatgttatgccttaatataaatttctaacacttgataattaaaaaattaagtgtaTATAGAAAGTAATTATTCTGTTAGAATTTTactatcatatattaattttacgCGTTGAAGTTATGGCTACCTTGGCTCTTCTTGACAAACATTACTAGTAATTAGTAACATGAAAGTCAAAATCCTTTGGTAAGAAAGTTAATTCGTTGAATTGATGTTTATCCTAATGTACCAAAATATAGTAAGATGACTCTCAACGATGAGATGAATGTGGATCCACATCAATAGCAATCAACCCACCCTTTGATGATGAAGCTAGAGACAAAAGCCAAAGCTAAGTCTCGAAAAGTTGTATGCATTTTTCTACTTTGAAGTGGAATTAATATGGCATGAAAGCATAGGTTAAAAGTGATCCTTTATGAGTTTATCTCATAGATTACTTGTAGCATAAGGATGATTATCtatgagatattttataataacaagggtttgaatataaatagcccaaaataatattatatatacataattttaagtattcaattaaatacgtttattatatatatcatgtaattagatattattttatatttaatttaaaatagttaatcatataattacagATCCTCTATGTACtcaattgtatattcaaaagtatatacacataattttattgtataatcaattcaataatcatatattctataaaaaaatatacaagttctatttgataaaattcaataacttatcaattcaataaaattgtgtacttgttttgaatatacaaatacgtatatacttatatatgtcattatgtaactttataattaaatttgtcattaaaaatcttttgatattttaattagaatgatTATACACAAGAAtacaagataataataatattaattttgtcattatatatatactttttatgtTCAACCCTGGTTTTTTTAAACAGAAAACTCCATTCGAATTGGATTATCTCTTTGAGATGAAACCAATTACACTGAGTAAGTCAAACCCTAGATTCAATGATTGACCGTACACCCATTGACACCCACTAAATCAagtaaatcaaaagtttgatctAAAAATATTGTCAGAGGATTTTCATCTTATACATTTCATGTATACAtgtgtaaaagaaaatatacatATGAGTTTAAAAAGGAATATATTAAGGAGTGTTTGGTTCGGTTTGATTATCTGATACTCTATCTTGTATTACTAGCATCACCGTGTTTAGTTTGTtaggtaattaaaaatttacaataatcttctatgaTGTGGTAGcgaatatgaaaaataatttgattaccatctctaatttaaatattaaaatattaccaaaataagattaattttgtcattattttatccttacttattaattttttgggaCAATAATATcttcatttccattaaaatatcaatttatatgaagaatattttagaaaaaaaaatgttgacaataagataaaaacttaaaaaataatttaattaattaatttcataatttgataacataaaaataattctaatatattattaacttgGAGAATAAATTAGAAATACACAAAGTAAATACTTTAACATAGAACATGTTATAGTCTAACCAAATATGTTACTAATTtttacctaataattttttaataaagacattcaagtaaataatattataatattattttaaaaccaaaaaaaattatttatatatatcaattttatcaagtataataataataatttatatacaataatttttcaaataatttatcttcgtaataattttttattatattactcAAAAATAGCATGATAATTCATCACAGAGGATGTCGCTccaaaagaaacacaaaatatgatttattactATGGAAGGCTAAAATTAAAAgcacttaaatatttttatctataagaCATTTTCCAATTACTtggtaattaatttattttagcttGCATGAATGGGTTATAAATCCAtcttttaaaactaaacaaGTGCTAAAATTGTAAAAAGGTAGAACtacaaatacaattttttttgtgtcaaaatgttaattataaaagaataaaggaGTTTC includes:
- the LOC123225290 gene encoding 60S acidic ribosomal protein P1-like isoform X2; this translates as MSLGEIACSYACMILHDDGIAITIAQLVRASNLTVESYWPSLFAKLAEKRNLDDLIMNVGAGGGAAASPAAVSAPSGGAGGAGAAPPPEEKKEEPKEESDDGMGFSLFD
- the LOC123225290 gene encoding 60S acidic ribosomal protein P1-like isoform X1 gives rise to the protein MSLGEIACSYACMILHDDGIAITAEKIAQLVRASNLTVESYWPSLFAKLAEKRNLDDLIMNVGAGGGAAASPAAVSAPSGGAGGAGAAPPPEEKKEEPKEESDDGMGFSLFD
- the LOC123226170 gene encoding remorin 4.1-like; this translates as MLNPQSSITNGENDHHHDQADHYHQEEEPNIRDIHALSPPHPPPVNRGRRRETWETSSHRSSSLSVSSEGALSENFTTMSREFNALVLAGSTIETNESDVMMNNNNNNQLARIGEDEIPEETNPLAIVPDNSPLESGLDSIRAGSVGGVHSDVSVQRVKKEEVETKISAWQNAKISKINNRFKREDAIINGWESEQIQKSNCWMKKVERKLEEKRARALEKMQNDVAKAHRKAEERRASAEAKRGTKVARILEVANLMRAVGRAPVKRSFF